From Sparus aurata chromosome 9, fSpaAur1.1, whole genome shotgun sequence, a single genomic window includes:
- the LOC115587842 gene encoding LOW QUALITY PROTEIN: asparagine synthetase domain-containing protein 1-like (The sequence of the model RefSeq protein was modified relative to this genomic sequence to represent the inferred CDS: inserted 2 bases in 1 codon; substituted 1 base at 1 genomic stop codon) — translation MCGIFCLLTLTPSQFERDKTVHEHLKRRGPNLSQDLTVRGSCYQCLFSAHVLHMRGLLTPQPVEDNAGNVLEWNGEIFGGLPVKQEENDTTVVSQRLSTCSSPSEILSVLSSIRGPWGFVYYQKAGDYLWFGRDFFGRRSLLWRFDTELNALTLTSVAARGSGSDQAVWQEVPAAGVYRIDLNATAESGSVMFEVYPWADGGTEXSLELXCETILGSVPSGCTAVMNQSGLFLPTPVLPLNTTIPTSLNETEDHQNSCVKDLEQLFASKDKNNEVNRLIDVLSEAVRRRVQALPLREQDVSLPDEQASVALLFSGGIDSMILAALADRHIPAHQPIDLLNVAFKLQEPKKQKESANKHKKHNNKPKTDAADSRTSSPFDVPDRITGKAGLKELQDLNPERKWNFVEINVTQEELQKMREERICHLVYPLDTVLDDSIGCAVWFAARGAGIIMEDCDQRAFTSSAKVILTGIGADEQLAGYSRHRVRFKTSGFEGLIQELAMELGRISSRNLGRDDRVIGDHGKEARFPYLDEDVVSYLNSLPVWDKADLSLPRGVGEKLLLRLAAKQLGLGQSAVLPKRAMQFGSRIAKMEDKREKASDKCTRLLTG, via the exons ATGTGCGGcatcttttgtctgttgacttTAACGCCCTCTCAGTTTGAGAGGGACAAAACAGTTCATGAACATTTGAAGAGAAGAGGACCCAACCTGAGCCAGGACCTCACAGTTAGAGGTTCCTGTTATCAGTGTTTATTCTCTGCTCACGTCCTTCACATGAGAGGCCTTCTAACACCTCAGCCGGTTGAGGACAACGCTGGGAATGTGCTCGAGTGGAACGGGGAGATTTTCGGAGGTCTTCCAGTGAAGCAAGAGGAAAATGACACCACTGTTGTCTCGCAGCGGTTGTCAACCTGCAGCAGCCCTTCAGAGATTCTATCAGTTCTGTCCTCTATACGAGGACCGTGGGGGTTTGTTTACTACCAGAAGGCTGGAGATTACCTCTGGTTTGGGAGAGACTTCTTTGGCAGACGGAGTTTGTTGTGGAGATTTGATACAGAGCTGAACGCCTTGACTCTGACTTCTGTGGCAGCCCGTGGTTCTGGATCTGATCAGGCAGTTTGGCAGGAAGTCCCAGCTGCTGGTGTGTACAGGATTGACCTGAATGCGACTGCAGAATCCGGATCTGTGATGTTTGAGGTTTATCCCTGGGCTGATGGAGGAACTGAATGAAGTCTCGAGCT CTGTGAAACCATATTAGGATCTGTTCCCAGCGGCTGCACTGCTGTGATGAATCAGTCCGGCCTCTTTCTCCCCACACCTGTGCTTCCTCTGAATACAACCATCCCGACATCGTTAAATGAGACAGAAGATCATCAAAACTCATGTGTTAAAGATCTGGAGCAGCTGTTTGCAagcaaagacaaaaataatgagGTGAACCGACTTATTGATGTTCTCAGTGAGGCTGTAAGGCGACGAGTTCAGGCTCTGCCACTCAGGGAACAAGATGTCTCCCTTCCTGATGAGCAGGCGAGTGTTGCTTTACTTTTCTCAGGGGGGATCGATTCAATGATCCTGGCTGCTTTAGCTGACCGTCACATACCTGCTCATCAGCCAATAGACCTTCTCAATGTAGCGTTTAAACTCCAGGAGCCAAAGAAGCAGAAGGAgtctgcaaacaaacacaaaaaacacaataataagcCAAAAACTGACGCAGCTGACTCTCGGACATCCAGTCCGTTTGATGTTCCAGACAGAATTACAGGAAAAGCCGGGCTCAAGGAATTACAAGACTTGAATCCTGAGAGAAAGTGGAATTTTGTTGAAATTAACGTGAcgcaggaggagctgcagaaaaTGCGCGAGGAACGGATCTGTCATTTGGTTTACCCGCTGGATACGGTGCTGGATGACAGTATCGGATGTGCCGTGTGGTTCGCAGCGAGAGGGGCAGGGATCATCATGGAGGACTGCGACCAGAGGGCCTTCACATCCTCAGCAAAG GTAATTCTGACAGGAATCGGAGCGGACGAGCAGCTAGCAGGTTACTCCAGACACAGAGTCCGATTTAAGACGTCTGGATTTGAGGGACTGATTCAGGAACTGGCCATGGAGCTGGGCAGGATCTCCTCCAGGAATTTGGGCCGAGATGACCGAGTGATCGGAGACCACGGGAAAGAGGCGAG atttccCTACTTGGACGAGGACGTGGTGAGCTACTTGAACTCTCTTCCCGTGTGGGACAAAGCAGATCTGTCACTCCCTCGAGGCGTCGGGGAGAAACTCCTCCTGAGACTGGCGGCGAAGCAGCTCGGCCTTGGCCAATCAGCTGTCCTGCCCAAGAGAGCCATGCAGTTCGGCTCCCGCATCGCAAAGATGGAGGACAAACGAGAAAAGGCCTCAGACAAATGCACAAGACTCCTCACCGGATAG